The genomic DNA ttggataaatactgagTAGGGGAATTACTCGATCATAAGGTAATTATATTTTTGGAtgttttgaggaccctccatactgttttccacagtgacattttgcattcccaccaacagtgcatgagggttccttttttagGACAATATTACTAACAAATCTCTTGTTTCTTGGGTTTGTGATTTTAGCCAtaatgacaggtgtgaggtggtatctcggtgtggttttgatttgtatttcactggtGATTAcggatgttgggcatcttttcatgtgtctgtttgccatgtgtatgtcttctttggagaactctcttttcatgtcttttgctcattttttaattgcattcttTACTTTTTGGTGGTGAGCTGtataagttctttctatattttggatactaatcctttaatGGATGTATCatctgtaaatatcttctcccatttagtaggttgtcttagttttgtggattgtttccttcactgtgcagagctttttcctttgatgtagtcctaatagtttgtttttgttttggtttccctTGCTTGAGGAGTCATATCTAGAAAACTGTTTCTATGGCTGACGTCAGAGTAACTACTACCTGTGCTCCCTTgaagaatttttatggtttcaggtctcacatgtaggtctttattccattttgagtttatttttgtgtatcaccggtgtaagaaagtgctccaggaTCATTCTCCtgcatgcagctgtccagttttcccaaaaccttttgttgaagagacgaTTTTTGTCCATTGCATAtacttgcctcctttgtcatacaTAGATTAATTAACCCTATaatcgtgggtttatttctgggctctctactctgttAATTTCATCTATTTGCAGACAGACTGACCTTTAAAGTAAAACTTGAAATGGCTGGAAGCCACTCTAGCACCTTCTGGGTACAGACCCTGATTCTTGTCACACACCACCAGCCTGTGGTTTGTAACCACGAAAGATTTCCGAGTGAGGAATGAACGTTGGCTTTGAAGGCTCAGGGCACACATGGAAGCCAGAGGGAAAGTCCTGAGCCTGCAAAGTGAGGTAGCCATGAAGTTGGCCACTACAGTAGTCATCTCTTAGCCGTTCGTCACCACTGCACTGGAGGAAGTTATGGCTGGTTCTCTCATCAGCAAAACACAGTCCACGGACGtacatatttacaaatgatttcATAGGGTTCTTATTTAGAAACTTCAAGACTTGGAGTGGAAATCATTTCTGTCAAAGTATGTGGCACCTGAGAGAAGTCCCCTATGACTGCCTCAAGTGGCAGAGTCCAACCGTCCTGCCATCCAGTATCTGCTTGCCGCCTTCACCAGTTTGGCCCCGCACCTCCAGGTGGAAAGCTCAGGACCTCAACTGCTGAGCCAAGGTCCTAGACTGGGTCAGCAGTGGTTGTCTGTGTAGCCTCTGGCATGCACTCACTGAGCCTGGGATCCACCATCCTGAGCCCTGTCCCTTGCTCCGCTCACCAATCTTTACTCTGTGCCTAAGCACACTTGCATCCTATTGACCATTCCCGGGTTCCCCTGCAGCCTTGCCAGCATAACCTGCACGGAGTTCTCCAGCCCCAAGCTTTTGTTCCCTGACGGCAGTGCCGCGCCAAGAGTTAAAAAGGAGGCACTCTGAATTAAAGACATCTTGGAAGCAGGCTGTCCCTGAGCACAGAGGCCACCAACCTGGGAGAGGAAGAGATGTGGCACAAGGCAGATGTGTCCTAAAACACTGAGGCTATTGGGGACCGAGGATGGGGGTGCACTGTGGTTCTGGTCACTCACGGCACACTCAGGGCGGTTTCTGCCTGGCTGGGGTCTCTGCCTGCAAGCACAGCCCCGTGATGCAGGCCCACCAACCACGTTCACAGCCCGCCTTATGGGCGGGGTATTTGCAGCCCGCGGCTGCCGACGCACCTGCAGCGGTGCTGGGAGAGTGTGTAGAGCCTGAGAATCACACACTCTGCTCTTAGACTGGGAGATTCTGGCAACAATGCACAGCTTCTTTCTAGGCACTCTACCCGCTGAGGGCAGCAAGTCTGAACCTCCGACCTTCCCGGCAAGCTTGGAGTAGAAAGATCAGGTGGAGGGGTCCTAAAGCCCTCCAGGTGGGTTGGGTCCTGGAGAGGGTTGAGGTGCTGCATAACTGTGTTTCGGGAGTGCGCTTAAAATTGAGAGTTAGTGCAGGTATGATGAGAGCAGATCATTGTCAGGCTGTGTGTGCAGGCGATCCCACGAGAAGCCCAGAGGAGTTTCAAGGATTGCCTGTCTCAGTTTAAGCCATCTGCACACAGAAAGGTCTGAACTTGTTCCTTGCTTTCACTTGATAATCAGGCATGTAGCTCAGTAGAAAATggttttggatttattttctctctttaaattattTCGTGCAAGGAGAATGAGAGGATAGTCAGCGGGACTGAGGTTATCCCTGACTCGCTGAAAATTCCCAGCTCAGCTAACAAGGCAGGACAGGACGAAAGTTAGTGGGGATTCCGGCCCCATCCAAAATTGGTGACACACAGGACCCAGAAATACCAACTGACTGTCCTCAGTCTGTCGTCCACGAGGGCATCGGTCGGATCGCTTGGGGCACAGCCCGCAGACTACCTACAATGCGGGTACTAGGGGTGCCATGGTCCTTCTTGAGAGGGGTGTGTAGGGGGTCTTACTGTGTCCTGTGTCGGAGGTGCCCCTATGGTGAAGGCATCCGCTATGCTCATGGACAAGGTCTTGTCAGGGATCTGAGTGAGGTACCTGTGAGGCACCTGTAGTCTGTACTGGCAGATACCTTCCACCATGGCAGTGATGGCTGTAGGGGTCCCCTGATTGTGTGAAGGGGGCTGGAACTGGCTCAGAAGATGATCAGGAAGTTGTTGGCTGTTGATCTTCTAAACTTCTTGGAGAATGCACTTCCGTGGTTTGTTCACCCAGGCTTCCAGGCAGCAGTGTTCAGGGCTTTGTGGGAGATGATCTTGTGGGACCTGGTGCTGGGCTCAGTGTCCAGCCTAGAGCCTGTGTACTCAGGAACTGACAGCAGGGAGGAGACATTGCTACCATTCCCCCAGCTGAGGTCGTGGCTATGAGGCCAAAGACAGGGACTAGAGTCCCGATGCAGACGGAGCCCACACGTGGGTCCTTTCACACCAAGTTACGAAATAAGATTAGAAAATCAATCAAGAGCAAAACAGTCAAATTGCTATTTTAACATCAGTATTTTCcttggtgatttattttttaaagttctatattttgagagacggggcgggggggtgtggagagagagagagagagaacggggaaggggcagagagagatacaatGTGAGATAATCCCTAGCAGTCTCGGcagtgtcagcacacagcccgatgcagggctccaacccaggaaccgtgagatcctgacctgagccgaaaccaagagtccctgcaagtaaccaactgagccactcaggtgccccttccttaGCGATTTATATATTAGCCTTAAGTTGGGAGAGGATTTAGGGATAGCTGGACATAAGCTAGCAATCTGCACACACGAAGGTCTAAATTTCCTTGTATTTACTTGGTAAATCAGGGGTGGACTCAGAGAACAGTTTCGTACCTCCGAACTTACTCCTTCACGTTGGGGGCAGCACCAGGAGTTAAGAGCGAGGAATGCTGAATAGAGCATCTTGGAAGTTAGGTGTCCCCAACACAGAGGCACAAAATTGGAAGGGAAAGAGACGTGGCAAAAGGCAGGTGTGTTCTATGAAACGCAAAGGCTTCTGGGGACTGAGGATAGGGATGCACCGTTGCCCAGGTACGTTGCCCGGATCACATAGGACGTACCCGGGCAGGATTTCTGCTCTGCCTGGGAAAACCACCTAACTGGGGTCTCTGCCTGCCCGCCACAGCCCGTGATGCAGTCCCCACCCACTGTGGCTGGAATACCAGACTTGCCGCCACGGTTATGCTTGCCGCGCTGGGGAAGTGTGTAGAGGCTGAGGCTTGGACGCGCTGCTCGCTCACACCCAGAGATCCTCGGAACAGTGAGAAGCCGCTTTCTCGGCACTCTCCGTGCCTAGGGCAGCAAGTCAGGACCTTGGACCTCCAGGCAGGAGAGGAGTGAAAGATCAGGTGGAGAGGTCCTAAAGCCCTCCAGTTGGGATAGGTCCCGGAGAGGATCTGGTGCTGAATAACTGCATGTTAGAGAGCACGCTTAAAATTGGGAGTTAGTGCAGTGGCACAGGGCGGCTCAGTctgtcgagcatctgactcttcctcaggtcacgatctcccgatttgtgagttcgagcactgcatcgggctcaATGCTATCAGCCTGTTAGCACATAGCCCGCCtccaatcctctgtccccatctctctgtcctgcctcgaatcctctgtccccatctctctgtcccttccctgctttcgctctccccaaaataaatattttttttttgaaaaatgagagtGAGTGCATTTGATGCGAGCAGATCAGCATCATGCCATGTGTGCACGCGATCCTATGGGGGAGAGACTCGGAGGCAGGCTGGGCTGCGATTCAGAGAGAACCCACAGGGTGTCCTGTGTGTCAGACCCCTGTGCCTGCCTGAGCTCTGGGGAGTGGGCACATGATTTGGAGACAGaagtgagtttgtgtgtgtgaaagctTTGAATGTGAGTGTTGGTGTCCGCAGGGACTCTTCAGTACCTGCAAGCATTCCCTGCTCTCTAGAGGAGGACTGAAGTGCGGGGGATGTGGGCGCAGGGGACAACTTGGCAAACAGCAGCCGGAAGCAAGGGGCAGCTGAGCAAATGGCTCCAGCAGGCTGAGGACCTGGGGTGATGGATAGCGGATAGGaagagggaagggctggaggTTTGTTTGGTGGCTTGGGAAGCATTGGTGCCTTACACACTTATGCTGAGGCACAGCGGGGCTCTCCACTCCTACGCACGTGACAGACCACTCAGCAGGAGTCCAGGAAGCCACATagggtgggaagaaggaaaaccGATCGCGATTTCACAGAATCCCCCATTTGGGCCTGAGTGTTCTTCTAAATCTCTACCTTGTTATGGGACAGGTACATGGTTACTAAGGACACCACACTGTCAAAATGGGACTATGGTCCCCATTTCAAAGGTGAGTACGTTGAGGTGCTAAGAAGTTACCTGCCCTTGATTCTACAGCATGGAATTGGCACAGCTGGAATTGAGTTCTGACAAAGTTCTTGCTATCACTTCTATCTCCGACTTCCCGGGAGCTCTGCCCCTCAGAGTAATTCCAGCCCAGAATCAACACTGATGCGCGTTGTCATCCCTCCAAGCCTCCACTggacaggggttgggggtggggaggtctcGGGTCAGACTTGAGGAGCCAGGATTCCCTGCTTCCTGGATCTTGCCCTGTAAGAACGCAAGCTAGGGACAGAGTGGGGCACATGTTCAAAACCTGTGCAGCGGAACTTAACCGGTGAAATTTACCATGACATCAAACTGCCCTCAACTTCCTGCTCACTTTATAAGGATGTTCCTTCTTGGtcccatccctctccctccctccacttccaTCAATGACCTCAATGCAAATACAAGTGGGATGGTCCCGCTGAATGTTCTAGGTTCTAGACGCAAATGGGTGACACAATCCATCTGGGGTACGTGATCTTTTCCCTCATTGGTTGCTCAGAGCtcctggaccccccccccaccccacccagacccAGAGCGGCGGGAATAAGAGCAGCTGCTGGTGCTGGGAGGCAGCCGAGCCACTGCTCTGCTCAAGTGTCCCTGACACTTCCACAGCGCCATCGCCCGACGCCAACGCTACCGCAGCTGCCACCGCCTGGGCTCCAAGCCACCTGCTGCCTGCTGCCAGGTGAGCCCCGAGATTCCTACCTTCGCTgtatgattttctctctccctcttcttctctccctcttctgcatTAGTTGTTCTTGTATCTGCTCTTCCTGCCCATCTTTGAGTCTCTGGGCACTTCTGTCTGGGTCTCTTTGTCACAAAATCTGTTACTCCGCTATTCAAACCCCAGGTACACTGAGCCGTCTCAGTTCGGAGACTTCCCGCTTTAATCTTTCCATCAGTCTCGCTGTCTCTTGCTACACTTGCGCTCAGGACGCTGGAGCTCCGCAGGCACTGTGCACACAGTAGGACACAAGGGTGCTCACGGGATCATGTCTTGTGCCTAGTGGTCCCTGGGAAATCGGTTCGGAACCTGGACCAGCGCCAGTGGGTGGCAAATAGGTGCAATGACTAGGGGTCGGCAGCCCGGGAAGGAAAGCCCCAGTAGTGAGTCCTGGGAGCttttttcctggttttcagaAGACTCTGCTAAACTTGGTTCTTGCAGGGGATTCTCTACTAGAGTGCAGAGCAGGTGAGCAGTAgtatttgtttcttcagtttcccTAAGATTCCAATGGGACAGATACTCCCTTTTTAgctaactcccccccccccccccccccccccccccccgccccacaccatGGCCAGATATGATCAAAAGCCCTACACAGGGAGTACAGCTCTGGGTAGGAAACAGGAGATTGTCCCGGGATTGTCTTCAATGGAGACCTGGCCAGCAGGTAATGTAGTGTgtgaggtggtggggagggggctatgGACTGAGTCCTCTTTCCCCAGTTGTCCTGCTGGGATAGCTTGCTTCAGTCTCACTGGATCTTCCCACAGTCCACTTCCCCAGTGAGGAAACACTGGGGAAAGGAATGGCATTACCAGCCTGAAGCCACCATGCCAGGGAGTtacaggaagaaagaagcaggaCCAGAGTCCAGGTTCTTGGGCTCATGGAACTTCAAACTGGTGCAGAAAATGACATTCTTTTTCCCTTGCAGAGAAGCGCCATGGGCTTCTGGAAGTTCTCTCCTCTCCTGGTTCTTGGCATCTTGGCCCTGTACCAGGTGGGCATGCTCCAGGCAGCACCATTCAGGTAAGCCAGCCCTGCCTGGAGGTCACTCCTCTCCCACTTCTCCTGGGATCAGACAATTCCATTCTCAAAATTGTGGTGTGCTGAAAGTTTACCAACTGGTAAGCCGGGCAAAGGGGAGTatatattttctgatataagGTGTGTAGCACATAATTGAAAAACAGCACTGATATacaatattctttattataaatttcaGATAACTCATTGATCTGACAGAATGCTTCTGTTGCTTTTACTAGGAAGCCTGGCTGCTTATCTTGGGAGAGACAGGCAGCGACCCAGAGCTTCTATtgtgttttcttcccctccccaggtcTGCTCTGGAGAGTCCTCAGGACGCTGCTATGCTCAATGAGGAGGAACTGCGCCTCCTGCTGACTGCAATGGTGAAGGACTTTGTGCAGAGGAAGGCCCGTGAACTGCAGCAGGAGCAGGAGACCGAGGGCTCCAGGTGAGGATCCCCACTCCACTTGGCTCAGGGCatcccctccctcctgtcctgccAAGGAAGGCATATCCTAAGAGGTAAGACGGAACACGGCTGGACAGGAGGCCAGCACACTGCCATGGCTCTCCTCGGCCTGGGGCCCAGCTATTCTCACGCACCACTGAAAACAGAGGTCCCACACAGAGACTATGGTTAGACCACATGTAAAAAGATCCATTTCTGAAAGCAACTGGGGAAGGTATGAAATCCCTCCCTCCGGAAACTGGTCTGAAAGCAATGAGGAGACTTCCCAGCATTGGAGGAGTTAGGACTGGTAAGTGTGAGGCCAGCAGATGGACCCCACAGATCCCAGGAGATTTTAGAAATTGGTTTCTCCTTGTAAACCTGCACTTGACGTTCTCTCACATCCACATGGAGCCTTCATTGCACATTTGCAAGGTGAAGCCAAAGGCCTTGCAGAGGGTGGGGTCAGGTAGAGCAGTACCTGAGGTAGGTCTGGGGGCTTGAGATGTGTAGGATCTGTGGAGACGTGCATGTTGTCATGGGGCCAGacgcccttccccagccccacctccccgtGTCCCATGAGCCTGGAGCTCACGCCAGCCCCTGGCCCGGCCCCGGCACTGCCTGGCATGTGCTGCACCTGCATCTACCCTAAGGACCTCTCTGCAGAGCAAGAAGGACTGAGCGGCATGCGGAAGGCTAGGAAAGGGCACCCCTTCCCCGCTGCAACCCTGCCCCATGCTGCCCTGGCTCAGCAAACCTCGGAGTTCTCCTAATGGAGGATGTGTGAGctgccctcctgcctgcccctcctgcccccactcagAGTGCCCCCTCCCTGGTCTAACCTTCTGGGCGATCACCACAGGGGCAGACCCTGGTGCATGGTACCACCTGGCATGTCTTTTCCCTGCAGCCTGGACAGCTTCCGAGCTAAGCGGTGCAGTAATCTGAGCACCTGTGTGCTGGGCACATACACACAGGACCTCAACAAGTTTCACACGTTCCCTCAGACTGCAATTGGGGTCGGAGCACCCGGCAAGAAAAGGGTCATGGCCAGCAGCTTGGAGAGAGACCACGGCCCTCACGATGGCATGACCCAGGATGCCTATTaaacccctccctctcttttctaatgtcctttcttccttccttcctatatcGTGATACGTGTGGTCCTCTCGGGTTGCTGGTATCGGTGGCTTTCTTTATGGCAGTGGATGTCTGGAACCTCAGATGGGAGGAGAGCAAGAGGAACAGGCCAGAAGAGAATCACGCAGGAAGAGATGGGGGGCAGCCCTGTGCTTCCCCTGAGGAATCACAGCACGGCTTCTCAGTCCTGCTTGTGAATGTGTTTGCCGATGGGGAATAAAAGTATATTTCTCAAAAGACCTGAGCGGTGGTGGTTATTGCTCTGGCCCACACCACAGGCTTTCCAGATTCAGGGACCTGTGCTTAGAAGTAGCCTCAGCCCTGTGGTAGCTGGGTGCAGGGTGGAGTAGCTAGTCCTTGGACCAACCTCAAGTAGGAAGAACAGGAGCAGTAAAGAACAGGTAAGCACCTCGGGGACCCAACGCTGTAAAATCGCCTTTTCTTCCAGGTAAGTCGGggaaattttgtatttctaacaagggATATTTGATGCCTTTGAGTGGGATGTGACTTCCAGACAATCCTCGTGTTAGGATCAGTTTGGGGCCATAATTCTCTGTGTCTCATAAGCCTTTCTTGATTTGTAGTTTATTTATACAGGAAAGACAGGCTGTTACAGCTCTGTGTTCCATGGCCACTCACCCGGAGCCACCTTGGGTTTTCTGACACCCCTGGGAATGTCTGTGGGAGTGATCATGGCATTTTCCCCAAGAGCCTGTGTATTTCTGCAGTGACAATTGTGATTGAGGAAAGACACAAGGTTAACTGGTGCCTCTCAGAGCAGTAATTTTACGATGATGGTTCTATGTGGCAGGTATCTGTTCCAGTCTCTAACaggtcttctcttctttttccacctTGCTAATCAGAGTCACTGTCCAGAAGAGAACCTGCAACTCTGCCACCTGTGTGGCCCACTGGCTGGGAGGCCTGCTGAGCAAAGCCGGAAGCGTGGCAAACACCAACTTGCTGCCTACCTCTATGGGCTTCAAAGTCTACAACAGGCGCCGCAGGGACCTTGGACTTAAGCAGTAAACAACTCCAGGAAGGTGACTGCCCTTGTACTGTCAGATGGGAGGCTGGAAAACTGGGTATTGCAGGGATGCAGTCCACACTTTAACCCTCCCTAAGCTCATTAAGTAGAAAAATTCACAGGGCAATGTGCCCAACCAGTGtctggaaagagaagagggagttCCAGTAGCTGAAACTCCTAAAATTTAGGttcattttcctccattttcccAGTATCTCCCTGTGATACTGGGATCATCTGCTAGAAAATACAAATCTATTTAAATGTCTGTCCCATGAAGTTATAATTATGAATATTCTATCATTTGAGTTTGAAAGGTAGGGACATACTTTTGGTATATTTACATATGAATTCAGAACATACATTTGGAGTCAAGAACTATTTGCCTTCTATTAGCCATATGACCATGGGTCACACATTCTTTGAGCTTCAAATTCCCTATTTGTGAATCAAAGGTAACAATATCTACTAGCTAGTATTAATTtaaagagtaaatgagataatagatTTCAATATTTTCACAATAAAGTTACAAAATTCTGGTTATTGTTTTTTTCCAGGTCATCATGAAGCGAAGTCTACTTTTAATTTGTAATGAAAGCAACTCATCGGATACAGAGCATGGAAGACACATATAAATGCAtgcttaatattaaaaacattctctTTAGTTTGAAATAAACTAAAgctgtgctcgcttcggcagcacatatactga from Panthera tigris isolate Pti1 chromosome D1, P.tigris_Pti1_mat1.1, whole genome shotgun sequence includes the following:
- the LOC102968081 gene encoding calcitonin-like isoform X1 codes for the protein MGFWKFSPLLVLGILALYQVGMLQAAPFRSALESPQDAAMLNEEELRLLLTAMVKDFVQRKARELQQEQETEGSSLDSFRAKRCSNLSTCVLGTYTQDLNKFHTFPQTAIGVGAPGKKRVMASSLERDHGPHDGMTQDAY
- the LOC102968081 gene encoding calcitonin receptor-stimulating peptide 1-like isoform X2, with protein sequence MGFWKFSPLLVLGILALYQVGMLQAAPFRSALESPQDAAMLNEEELRLLLTAMVKDFVQRKARELQQEQETEGSRVTVQKRTCNSATCVAHWLGGLLSKAGSVANTNLLPTSMGFKVYNRRRRDLGLKQ